DNA sequence from the Sphingomonas sp. genome:
CGACGGCAAGGAGCTGAACAAGGTCTTCACGCTCAACGTGCTGGCCCAGCAGGCGATGATCGCCGCCTTCGATGCCATGTTGCGGCGGAGCGAGGCGGGGCGCCTCGTCGCCATCTCGTCCAGCGTCGGCGCGGCGCACCGGGCCTATTGGGGCGCTTACGGTTCGTCCAAGGCGGCGCTGGAGGCGCTGGCGACGAGCTATGCGCAGGAAATGGAGAATGTGACGGGCGTGAAGGTCGCGATCGTCGATCCCGGCGCGACCCGCACCGAGATGCGCGCCCGCGCCTTTCCCGGCGAGGATCCCGAAACGCTGAAGCCGCCCTCGGCCGTCGCCGATGCGATTCTGGAGCTGCTCGCCGGCGATTTCGAAACCGGCCACCGGCTCGTGCTCAATCGATAGGGAAGTTCGATCCCAGCATCGCGGTCAGCGCCTTGGCCGGCGCTTCGGCATAAGCGGCGCCCTCCCCCTCCGGCCGCGTCATCGCGGCGAGGTGCAGCGCGTTGAACAGACGGCCGAAGGCGCGCGCTTCGTCGCCCTTGATGCCATAAACCTCGGCCAGCATCGCGCTCACCATCATCTCGCGCCGGTCGTCGGCGATCCGCACGATCTCGGCGATCTCGGCATAATCGGCGGCGAGCGCGCGCACGCCCCGGTCCAGCGCCGGATCGGAGACGCCGCTCAGCGACAGCACCGCCATCAGCCGCTGCATGGGCGGCCCCTCGCTCTGCGCCGCCTGCGAGACGATCCGCGCCTCGGCATTGGCCCAATGCTCGGCCAGCTCGAGAGCGAGCGAGCCGATCCCCTTGAAATGCATGTTGAATGCGGCCGCGTCACGCTTCACCCGGTCGCACAGGCGCTCCACCGTCAGCGCTGCCGGGCCTTCACGGCGCAGGAGCTGGACGGCCAACACGATCCATTCGGCTTTGCGCATCTCGGCTTGCGGCGCGTCGGTCATGCGTGGGGCGTAACCGAAGGCCGAAGGAGCGGCAAGACGATCACGCCTTCGCCAGGGTGACCTGCGCGACGTCGATCCCGCCGCCGCGAAAGCCCCCTTCGCAATACATCAGATAATAGCGCCACAGAGCGTGGAAGGCGGCGTCGAAGCCATGGTCCAGGGCGCCGCGCGCGACCGCACTGTCATAGCTTTCGCGCCAGCGCCGCAGCGTCTCGGCATAATGGAGGCCATAACCGGCGCGGCCTTGCCATGACAGGCCCGCCTGCTCGGCGATGCTACGGAACCGCCCCTCCTCGATCAGCAGACCGCCGGGGAAGATATAGGCCTGGATGAAATCGGCATTGGCGGCATAGGCATCGAACAGGTCGCCCCGCATCGAGATGAGCTGCAACGCCGCCTTCCCGCCCGGTTTCAGCGCTTGGGCGATCGTCTGGAGATAGGCCGGCCAATATTCCTGCCCCACCGCCTCCACCATCTCGACGCTGGCGACGGCATCGAATTGTCCTTCGACATCGCGATAATCGAGGAGCCGGATGTCGACGCGGTCCGTCAAGCCCGCCGCGGCGAGTCGGGCATCGGTATAAGCTTTCTGTTCCTCGGAAAGGGTCAGGCCGACGACCTGCGCGCCATGTTCGTGCGCGGCGATCTCGGCGAGGCCGCCCCAGCCGCAGCCGATCTCGAGCAGGCGCTGGCCCGGCTTCAGGTCGAGCCGGTCGAGCAGCAGCCGAACCTTGCGCGCCTGCGCCGCCTCCAGCGGCTCGCTCGCCGCGATCGGCTCGGCGAAGACGGCGCTCGAATAGGTCATGCCGGGGTCCAGCCAGGTCGTGTAGAAATCGTTGCCGAGATCGTAATGGTGGGCGATGTTCCGCCGCGCGCGGCCGGGCGAATTGGCCCTGAGGGCATGGGCGATGTGGTTGACCAGCTTCCACGGTCCCTTCGCCCGCCCGGTCTCGCCCAAGGTCGCCGCGTTACGCATGAACAGTTCGAACAGGGCGACCGGTTCCGGGCTGGCCCATTCGCCCTTCGCCCAGGCCTTGTACCAGCCGACCGATCCGGACGTGGCGAGCCGGACCAGCGCGTGCCAGCTCCTGAGATGGACGCTCGCGACCGGCCCTGGCGCGCGATTGCCGAATATGCGGGTCGAGCCGTCCGGCAGCAGCGCCTCCAGCCGCCCCCCGGATATGCCCCGGTCGATGGCGTCGAGCACATGCGCGAACCCGCCCGCGAACAGGCGCGCGAACAGCCCTCCCCCGGTGGCGAAACCCCGGTCGGCGGCGACCAGATGAAGTCCCCTGCGCGTGGCCACGACGGCTAAATGGGCAGGATCGACCGCTGGCGCAAGCGAAGGATTGTAGGCCACGCGGCGTTATCCGGCCGGAAGCCGGGCCCGGGCGGACTCCACGCTGGCAGGATCGCCGCCCGGACCGGCTTCCGCCGGCGGGTCGGAGCGGGATCAAATCTCGCGCGGTTCCTTGGTCACTTCCCAGGTCTGCCCCTTGGCGACGAGGGCCTGGAGGTCGGCGGCCTTGCCGGCGGTGGCGGCCTCGGTCTGCTCCCTGACGGCGCTCTCGAAGGTGGGCCTGGGATCGTCGTAGATGACGCCCAGCGCCATCGGGAAGCTGCCGATCGGCATGTCGATCAGCATGTGGGCGACGGCGCGGTTGGCGGGATCGTGGACGATCACGCCCGCGCCTTCCCAGTCCCCGTCCGCCACATCGACCACCTTGAGGTTCAGCGCCTCGCGGTCCAGGGTCAGGCCCTTGGCGCCGCCGTCGAACAGCATCGGTTCGCCCGGCCTCAACCACAATTGCTTGCCGCTATGCTCCTTGGCGGTGAAAGGCGCGAACACGTCGTCATTGTAGACGATGCAGTTCTGGAAAATCTCGACGAAGGCCGTGCCCTTGTGGGCGTGCGCCGCCTTCAGCACGTCGGGCAGGTTCTTGTGCACGTCGATCGCGCGGGCGACGAAGCGGCCGCCGGAGCCCAATGCGAAGGCGCAGGGACGCACCGGCCGGTCCACCGATCCGAACGGCGTCGACGGGCTGCGCGTGCCGACCCGGCTGGTCGGGGAATATTGCCCCTTGGTCAGGCCGTAAATCTCGTTGTTGAACAGCAGGATCTGGCAATCGAGATTGCGCCTCAAGAGGTGCATCGTGTGATTGCCGCCGATCGACAGCGCATCGCCGTCGCCGGTGATGATCCACACGTCGAGCTCGGGATTGGCGAGCTTCACCCCCGTCGCCAGCGCCGGCGCGCGGCCGTGGATCGTGTGGAAGCCGTAGGTCTCCATATAATAGGGAAAGCGGCTCGAGCAGCCGATGCCGGAGACGAACACCGTATTCGCCGGATCGACGCCGAGATCGGGCATGGTGCGCTGCACCGCCTTCAGCACGGCATAATCGCCGCAGCCGGGGCACCAGCGCACCTCCTGATCGGTGGCGAAGTCCTTGGGGGTCAGCTTGACCATCTCGGTCATCGGATCAGCCTCGCATCGAATAATAAATGAGCGCACACACCACGACGAGCATCAGCAGCAGCGGGAGCAGACGGGGTGGGCCGTTCATCCCAGCGTCGCCTCGATCGCCGCTTCGATCTCGGCGATCTTGAAGGGCTGGCCGGAGGTCTTGTTGACCGGGCGGGCATCGACCAGATACTGGTCGCGCAGCAGGGTCTTGAGCTGGCCGGTGTTCATTTCCGGCACGATGACCCGCTCGTAAGACCTTAGAAGCTCACCCAGATTCTCCGGCAGCGGCCAGATGTGGCGGATGTGGATGTGGCTCACGTCCCGGCCCGCCTTGCGGGCGCGGCGGACGGCCTGGTGGATCGGGCCGAAGGTGGAGCCCCAGCCGACCACGGCGAGCTTGCCGCCCGGCTCGCCCAGGCACACATCCTGATCCGGGCAGCTCCCGGCGACGCCCAGCACCTTGCTCGCGCGGATATCGGTCATCGCCTGATGGTTGTCCGGCGCATAATCGATATGGCCGGTGCCGACATTCTTCTCGATGCCACCGATCCGGTGCATCAGCGCCGGCGTCCCCGGCCTGATCCAGACGCGCTTCAGCTTGTCGTCGCGCGCATAGGGATTGACCGCCTCGCCCTCGCCCGGCGCGTCCGTGTGGAACGCCACCTCGAACGGCGCATAACCGTCCATGTCCGGCACCTTCCAGGGCTCGGCGGCATTGGCGATATAGCCGTCGGTGAGCAGCATCACCGGCGTCATGTACTGGACGGCGATCCGGCAGGCCTCGATCGCGCAATCGAACGCATCGGCGGGAGAGCGCGCGGCGATGACCGGCATCGGCGC
Encoded proteins:
- a CDS encoding SDR family NAD(P)-dependent oxidoreductase, whose protein sequence is MAGFLEGKLALVTGASRGIGAATAEALARAGAHVVLTARTAEDLEAVEERIHAAGGSATIAPLDLAEPGSIGKLAQAIGGRWDALDVLVLNAAMLGTLGPVAQIDGKELNKVFTLNVLAQQAMIAAFDAMLRRSEAGRLVAISSSVGAAHRAYWGAYGSSKAALEALATSYAQEMENVTGVKVAIVDPGATRTEMRARAFPGEDPETLKPPSAVADAILELLAGDFETGHRLVLNR
- a CDS encoding class I SAM-dependent methyltransferase produces the protein MATRRGLHLVAADRGFATGGGLFARLFAGGFAHVLDAIDRGISGGRLEALLPDGSTRIFGNRAPGPVASVHLRSWHALVRLATSGSVGWYKAWAKGEWASPEPVALFELFMRNAATLGETGRAKGPWKLVNHIAHALRANSPGRARRNIAHHYDLGNDFYTTWLDPGMTYSSAVFAEPIAASEPLEAAQARKVRLLLDRLDLKPGQRLLEIGCGWGGLAEIAAHEHGAQVVGLTLSEEQKAYTDARLAAAGLTDRVDIRLLDYRDVEGQFDAVASVEMVEAVGQEYWPAYLQTIAQALKPGGKAALQLISMRGDLFDAYAANADFIQAYIFPGGLLIEEGRFRSIAEQAGLSWQGRAGYGLHYAETLRRWRESYDSAVARGALDHGFDAAFHALWRYYLMYCEGGFRGGGIDVAQVTLAKA
- a CDS encoding 2-oxoacid:ferredoxin oxidoreductase subunit beta, with the translated sequence MTEMVKLTPKDFATDQEVRWCPGCGDYAVLKAVQRTMPDLGVDPANTVFVSGIGCSSRFPYYMETYGFHTIHGRAPALATGVKLANPELDVWIITGDGDALSIGGNHTMHLLRRNLDCQILLFNNEIYGLTKGQYSPTSRVGTRSPSTPFGSVDRPVRPCAFALGSGGRFVARAIDVHKNLPDVLKAAHAHKGTAFVEIFQNCIVYNDDVFAPFTAKEHSGKQLWLRPGEPMLFDGGAKGLTLDREALNLKVVDVADGDWEGAGVIVHDPANRAVAHMLIDMPIGSFPMALGVIYDDPRPTFESAVREQTEAATAGKAADLQALVAKGQTWEVTKEPREI